The Bacteroidota bacterium DNA segment CCAAGGTCAGTTTTTTCAAAAACAAGCAATTCTATTTTTTCGTTAATTTCTACTGTTATCTTTTCATTATCACAATACTTTTTTATTTTAGTTGAAGCCGCAAGTCTGCCTGTTTTTTCATCTAAAAATAAATAAACGACAATCAATTCGTCTTTTTGCATCCTTGTATTTTGTTCTGAAAAAGGGAGAAGCAGGTCTTTTTCTAATCCCCAATCAAGAAAAGCACCAAATTTATTAACTTCTTTTACTTGCAAACAAGCAAATTCATTGAGTTTTATTTTTGGTTCCAGTGTAGTAGCAACTATTCTGTCTTCCGAATCTTTGTAAATAAAAACATCAATTTCATCATCAACCTCAATGTTTTCAGGAACATATTTGTTTGGCAAAAGAACATCATTGCCTTCATTATCACCAAGATAAACGCCTACGCTTTTGTGCCTAAGAACTTTAAGAACATTATTTTTCCCTATTTCTATCATGAGTTTTTTAATTTATGTTATGCAATTCCGTCATCCTTTCTCTTGTATCCTGTATCTTGTATCTTGTATCCTGTATCTTGCATCTTAAACTATTTCACAACAATCTTTTCTGTTTTTAAAATTCCTTCTCCGCTTACTTTTACAAAATAAATTCCTTTATTTAAAGATGAAACATCAATTACTTCCGATGAATGCTTTTTGGAATTATTAATAAGTTTTGAAAGAACTTTTTTTCCTTGTAAATCAAAAATTTCCAATGATATTGTTTTTACTTTAAAGCCGTTTGTTTCAATATTAAGTTCTTTATCAGCAGGATTTGGCCATGCAGAAATAAAGATGCTTCTCGATAATTCATCCAGTGAATTTGTTTCGTAAGCAACAGTAAAATCATAAATTATACTTCTTCCAAAATCATTTTGAAAAGTTTTCAAAGTTTGTCCTGTGTTTACATCCCTTAACCTAA contains these protein-coding regions:
- a CDS encoding S1-like domain-containing RNA-binding protein; the encoded protein is MIEIGKNNVLKVLRHKSVGVYLGDNEGNDVLLPNKYVPENIEVDDEIDVFIYKDSEDRIVATTLEPKIKLNEFACLQVKEVNKFGAFLDWGLEKDLLLPFSEQNTRMQKDELIVVYLFLDEKTGRLAASTKIKKYCDNEKITVEINEKIELLVFEKTDLGVNVIINSLHIGLIYHNEIFKKIKVGEKLQGFVKNIREDNKIDVSIQKQGYENIEPNAKKILLELENNKGFLALNDKSDPIQIKSVLEMSKKTFKKSIGSLYKQKIIRIEKDGIYLL